The DNA region GGAAAGCTTCTCCCCCTTCAAACGGCAGGCGGAGAGCACCCCCGCCAGGGCCACCGCCCCTGTTCCCTGGATGTCGTCGTTGAAGGAGGGTATCACCTTGCGGTAGCGCTCCAGCACGTTAAAAGCCGCCTCCTTGGCAAAGTCCTCCCACTGGATCAGGGCCTTGGGGTAGCGCTTGCGCACCGCTTCCACAAAGCGGTCCAGGAAGCGGTAGTACTCCTCGCCCCTCAGGCGCTTGTGCCGCACGCCCAGGTACAGGGGATCCGTGAGGAGATCCTCCCGGTCGGTGCCCACGTCCAGCTCCACGGGAAGGGTCTTGTCAGGTCCTACACCCCCCACGGCGGTGTAAAGGGTGAGCTTTCCGATGGAGATGGCCATGCCCCCATACCCCTGGTCCCCGATCCCCAGGATGGCGGAGGAATCCGTGGCCACGATGAGGCGGACCTCCTCCAGGGGAACATTGGCCAGGGCTTCCTCGATGCGGTCGATGTTCCGGGTGCTGGCGGTGAAGCCCCGGGGGTACCGGTAGATGTGGGAAAACTCCCGCACCGCCTCCCCCACCGTGGGGGTGTAGAGGATGGGCAGCATCTCCTCCAGGTGGTCCACCAAAAGGGCATAAAAGAGCACCTCGTTGCGGTCCTGGAGGTGGCGGAGGTAGATGTGTTTCTCCAAAGGGCTCTGGATAAGGCGGTAGCGGCGGTAGACCCGCTCCTTCTGCTCCTCGAGGGTGTTCACATGGGGGGGAAGGAGGCCCTCGAGGCCCAAGGCCTTCCGCTCCTCCTCGGTGAAGGCCGTGCCCTTGTTGAGGAGAGGAAGCCTAAGCAGGAGAAAACCGGAAACATAGGGCTCCAGATAACGCTCACCTCGTTCGTCCCGCTTGACATCGTAATAACGGCTGACCGGCATAACACTATTTTTCCACCGCTAAGGCTCCAAGGCTAGGGTAGGAACACCCCAGGCGGGCCACCCCTACATGCGGGGATGACCCGGAATTGCCTCGTCTTCATCCACCGCTTCCCCTTCCTCCAGCCCGCCTTCCGCCGCAGGCACCCTACCTCCCAGCTTGCGACCGGAGGCAGCTGAGTACGGCCGCCCAGGTGCGCCGGTTGGATTCCCAGTGGAGCTCCGGCTCCACAGCAGAGACGGGCACCCACTTCCAGTCGTCGTGCTCCTCGGGGGCAATGCGGATGGCGGCCTCAGAAACCTCCACCCAATACAGATCTTTCCGGATGACC from Thermus antranikianii DSM 12462 includes:
- a CDS encoding NAD-dependent malic enzyme, whose amino-acid sequence is MPVSRYYDVKRDERGERYLEPYVSGFLLLRLPLLNKGTAFTEEERKALGLEGLLPPHVNTLEEQKERVYRRYRLIQSPLEKHIYLRHLQDRNEVLFYALLVDHLEEMLPILYTPTVGEAVREFSHIYRYPRGFTASTRNIDRIEEALANVPLEEVRLIVATDSSAILGIGDQGYGGMAISIGKLTLYTAVGGVGPDKTLPVELDVGTDREDLLTDPLYLGVRHKRLRGEEYYRFLDRFVEAVRKRYPKALIQWEDFAKEAAFNVLERYRKVIPSFNDDIQGTGAVALAGVLSACRLKGEKLSDQVIVIYGAGAGGIGVAWALREGMKREGLSEEEARARVLVLDSKGLLVEGRSMEAYKQPYAQRRERIAGWEFAGSCPNLLETIRNARATVLLGLSGQGGSFTEPVVRAMMENTPRPVIFPLSNPTSACEALPDDLIYWTEGRALVAAGSPFPPVGYMGRTIPIGQGNNAFIFPGLGLGAVLARAREVTDGMVLEAAYALYDYTESHFPELLYPPVSRLREVSPYVAARVMQKALEEGVAEEERVMGLSFKGLMEFVRSRFWEPKYLPYRPAPVI